Within the Streptomyces sp. R41 genome, the region CGACTCACACCTGCCCAACTCACCGGAACGCGAGATACATGACCGTCAACGACGATGTCCTGCTTGTCCACGGCGGAACCCCGCTTGAGGGCGAGATCCGTGTCCGCGGTGCGAAGAATCTCGTACCCAAGGCCATGGTCGCCGCCCTGCTGGGCAGCGCGCCGAGTCGGCTGCGCAATGTCCCCGACATCCGCGACGTGCGGGTCGTGCGCGGTCTGCTGCAGCTCCATGGTGTGACGGTACGTCCGGGTGAGGAACCGGGCGAGCTGGTGCTCGACCCGTCGCACGTCGAGAGCGCGAACGTCGCCGACATCGATGCCCACGCGGGTTCGTCGCGCATCCCGATCCTGTTCTGCGGTCCGTTGTTGCACCGTTTGGGGCACGCTTTCATCCCGGGGCTCGGTGGCTGTGACATCGGCGGCCGGCCGATCGACTTCCACTTCGAGGTGCTGCGGCAGTTCGGCGCGAAGATCGAGAAGCGGGAGGACGGCCAGTACCTGGAGGCCCCGCAGCGGCTGCGCGGCACCAAGATCCGGCTGCCGTACCCGTCCGTCGGCGCCACCGAGCAGGTGCTGCTGACGGCCGTGCTCGCGGAGGGCGTCACCGAGCTCGCCAACGCCGCCGTGGAGCCCGAGATCGAGGACCTCATCTGCGTTCTGCAGAAGATGGGCGCGATCATCGCCATGGACACCGACCGGACGATCCGCATCACGGGTGTGGACAGCCTCGGCGGTTACACCCACGCGGCCCTCCCGGACCGTCTGGAGGCCGCCTCCTGGGCTTCCGCGGCGCTGGCGACCGAAGGCAACATCTACGTCCGCGGCGCCCAGCAGCGCTCGATGATGACGTTCCTGAACACCTACCGCAAGGTGGGCGGCGCCTTCGAGATCGACGACGAGGGCATCCGCTTCTGGCACCCGGGCAGCCAGCTCAAGTCGATCGCCCTGGAGACGGACGTCCACCCCGGCTTCCAGACCGACTGGCAGCAGCCGCTCGTCGTCGCCCTCACCCAGGCGACCGGCCTCTCGATCATCCACGAGACGGTGTACGAGTCCCGCCTCGGCTTCACCTCCGCGCTCAACCAGATGGGCGCGCACATCCAGCTCTACCGCGAGTGCCTCGGCGGCTCGAACTGCCGCTTCGGCCAGCGCAACTTCCTGCACTCGGCCGTCGTTTCGGGCCCGACGAAGCTCCAGGGCGCCGACCTGGTCATCCCCGACCTGCGCGGCGGCTTCTCGTACCTCATCGCCGCCCTCGCCGCCCAGGGCACCTCCCGGGTCCACGGCATCGACCTCATCAACCGCGGCTACGAGAACTTCATGGAGAAGCTCGTGGAGCTCGGCGCGAAGGTGGAGCTGCCGGGCAAGGCGCTCGGCTGACAGCGACAGTCGTACGTACTACGACGATGGGGCGGCCCCGGTGAGGGGGCCGCCCCATTGGCGTTACTGGCGCCTCGTACGCGTCCCGTGGCGTACGGGAACGTACAAGTGGGCTTACTTGCCCTTGGCGGCTTCCTTGAGCTTGGAGCCCGCGGAGACCTTCACGCTGTAGCCGGCCGGGATCTGGATCGGGTCGCCGGTCTGCGGGTTGCGCGCGGTGCGAGCGGCACGGTGGGTGCGCTCGAAGGTCAGGAAGCCGGGGATGGTGACCTTCTCATCGCCCTTGGCGACGATCTCGCCGACGGTCTCGGCGAACGCGGCCAGAACGGCGTCGGCGTCCTTGCGGGTCACCTCGGCGCGGTCGGCCAGCGCGGCCACCAGCTCACTGCGGTTCATGTTGTTACTCCCGTGTTCTTCTTGCCGTTGAGGCGTGCCACGCGGCGGAGCCGCATATTGGGCACAGCGGAGTCGATGCTGCCAGGGTCCTTGGTCGGTCCCCGGACCCGGGTCCGTAGCCAGACCCTCGCGCCCGAAGACGCATCCTGCCCCCACCTGCGGCGGGAAAGCCAATCCGGCACCCCTGGGAGTCACACGAACACCCTTGGGAGTCACACGAAAAGGCCCTGGAGAGGCCTGGGCAGGGCTGAGCCTGGCCGCCACCCTAAAGGCGGCCACAGGCCCCGCGTTCCACGACGCGCCGGGGTCTCGGGCGGTCGTGGCACCCGTCACAGCCGCAGCGCGGCCGCGCTCACACCGTCGTGTTGTCCGCTTCCGTCACCCCCGCCGCCTTCGCGGCGTTGCGCACCGCTCCGGCGACCGCGCCCGCGACCTTGTCGTTGAAGACGCTCGGGATGATGTAGTTCGGGTTGAGCTCGTCCTCGGTCACCACGTCCGCGAGGGCGGTCGCGGCGGCCAGCATCATCTCCGTATTGACCGTACGCGACTGGGCGTCCAGGAGGCCACGGAAGACGCCCGGGAAGACCAGGACGTTGTTGATCTGGTTGGGGAAGTCGGAGCGGCCGGTGGCGACAACTGCCGCCGTCTGACGGGCGATTGCCGGGTCGACCTCGGGGTCGGGGTTCGCGAGCGCGAACACGATGGCGTCGTCGGCCATGGCGGCCACGTCGTCGCCGTCGAGCACGTTCGGGGCGGAGACGCCGATGAAGACGTCGGCGCCGCGCACGGCCTCCTTCAACGTGCCCGTGAGGCCCTCGGGGTTGGTGTTGTCGGCGATCCAGCGCAGCGCCGAGTCCGGGGCGGCGTCCACCAGGTCGGCGCGGTCGGCGTGCACGACGCCGTGGATGTCGGCGACGACGGCGTTCTTGACGCCCGCGGCGAGCAGCAGCTTGAGGATGGCCGTACCGGCCGCGCCCGCGCCGGACATGACGACACGAATGTCGCCGATCGCCTTGCCGGCCACGCGAAGTGCGTTGGTCAGGGCGGCGAGTACGACGATCGCGGTGCCGTGC harbors:
- a CDS encoding NAD-dependent malic enzyme — its product is MATAPSVSYSITVRLEVPASGTAVSQITTAVESHGGSVTGLDVTASGHEKLRIDVTIAATSTAHADEIVQQLRGIEGVTLGKVSDRTFLMHLGGKIEMQSKHPIRNRDDLSMIYTPGVARVCMAIAENPEDARRLTIKRNSVAVVTDGSAVLGLGNIGPKAALPVMEGKAALFKRFAGIDAWPLCLDTQDTDAIVEIVKAIAPGFAGINLEDISAPRCFEIEARLREALDIPVFHDDQHGTAIVVLAALTNALRVAGKAIGDIRVVMSGAGAAGTAILKLLLAAGVKNAVVADIHGVVHADRADLVDAAPDSALRWIADNTNPEGLTGTLKEAVRGADVFIGVSAPNVLDGDDVAAMADDAIVFALANPDPEVDPAIARQTAAVVATGRSDFPNQINNVLVFPGVFRGLLDAQSRTVNTEMMLAAATALADVVTEDELNPNYIIPSVFNDKVAGAVAGAVRNAAKAAGVTEADNTTV
- the murA gene encoding UDP-N-acetylglucosamine 1-carboxyvinyltransferase; translation: MTVNDDVLLVHGGTPLEGEIRVRGAKNLVPKAMVAALLGSAPSRLRNVPDIRDVRVVRGLLQLHGVTVRPGEEPGELVLDPSHVESANVADIDAHAGSSRIPILFCGPLLHRLGHAFIPGLGGCDIGGRPIDFHFEVLRQFGAKIEKREDGQYLEAPQRLRGTKIRLPYPSVGATEQVLLTAVLAEGVTELANAAVEPEIEDLICVLQKMGAIIAMDTDRTIRITGVDSLGGYTHAALPDRLEAASWASAALATEGNIYVRGAQQRSMMTFLNTYRKVGGAFEIDDEGIRFWHPGSQLKSIALETDVHPGFQTDWQQPLVVALTQATGLSIIHETVYESRLGFTSALNQMGAHIQLYRECLGGSNCRFGQRNFLHSAVVSGPTKLQGADLVIPDLRGGFSYLIAALAAQGTSRVHGIDLINRGYENFMEKLVELGAKVELPGKALG
- a CDS encoding HU family DNA-binding protein, producing the protein MNRSELVAALADRAEVTRKDADAVLAAFAETVGEIVAKGDEKVTIPGFLTFERTHRAARTARNPQTGDPIQIPAGYSVKVSAGSKLKEAAKGK